A single genomic interval of Corylus avellana chromosome ca10, CavTom2PMs-1.0 harbors:
- the LOC132162919 gene encoding 65-kDa microtubule-associated protein 5-like, translating to MKELVFKRQNELEEIYRGVHMDVDSDVAREILGSLVDSGNVDLSDLLSSMDDQIAKAKEQALSRKDILDKVEKWRYAIEEEKWLEEYERDENRYSAGRGAHKNLKRAEKARNLVSKISSICENLTAKVKAWEMEKGIPFLYDKVPVLQSLEEYSVLRQEKEEEKRKFREQKRLQEQFAAEQEARFPMGVMEITSQSMELEGIEVDVHDDTLTVIPTPGSIESGSTENNPSQHVNTVCLAVGEVRAGAGARARDVDGGDSAGDGDRDGNGLSENGQYQKRKRQKTSKVWNDFVSVTIGGLKNHNAIGVRDCLLLENLVLPQP from the exons ATGAAGGAGTTGGTGTTTAAGAGGCAAAATGAACTAGAAGAAATCTACCGAGGGGTTCATATGGATGTAGATAGTGATGTAGCGCGAGAGATTCTCGGGAGCCTCGTAGATTCTGGTAATGTGGATCTGTCTGATCTTCTTTCAAGCATGGATGATCAGATTGCAAAAGCCAAAGAGCAAGCTCTAAGCAGGAAGGATATCTTGGACAAGGTGGAGAAATGGAGATATGCAATTGAGGAGGAGAAGTGGCTTGAAGAATATGAAAGGGATGAAAATCGCTATAGTGCTGGAAGAGGAGCACACAAAAATCTGAAACGTGCTGAAAAAGCACGGAACCTGGTCAGCAAAATATCATCTATTTGCGAGAATTTGACTGCAAAAGTAAAAGCTTGGGAGATGGAGAAAGGAATTCCTTTCTTATATGACAAGGTTCCTGTCTTACAAAGCTTGGAAGAATATAGTGTGCTACGACAGGAAAAGGAAGAGGAAAAGCGAAAATTTCGGGAGCAGAAACGGTTGCAAGAACAATTTGCTGCAGAACAAGAAGCCCGCTTCCccatgggtg tTATGGAGATTACGAGTCAATCTATGGAATTGGAAGGTATTGAAGTTGATGTACATGATGATACACTCACTGTGATTCCTACACCTGGATCTATTGAGTCTGGTAGCACTGAAAATAACCCAAGCCAACATGTTAACACTGTTTGTCTTGCTGTTGGTGAGGTTAGGGCTGGGGCTGGGGCTAGGGCTAGGGATGTGGATGGGGGTGATAGTGCTGGGGATGGGGATAGGGATGGAAATGGCTTGAGTGAGAATGGACAATATCAAAAGAGGAAAAGGCAAAAGACTTCCAAAGTCTGGAATGACTTTGTTTCAGTTACAATAGGGGGGTTAAAAAATCACAATGCAATTGGTGTAAGAGACTGTTTGCTGTTGGAAAATCTAGTACTACCTCAACCCTAA
- the LOC132164198 gene encoding uncharacterized protein LOC132164198, with protein MLVSIPQSNHRNMDNQRSPLLSWGAYYFQGKSMDELRSSLLYTSLELEQTRLAVQEELRKRDDQVLNLKDLLSKAMRERDEAQEKCQRLLLEKILLQQQQQQQQQQTGPLSGISSIEDEPRRGIDSNNGFSSSDCEESIVSSPIVEPIPTPQLPPPPPELVPEKPLPEKGKLLQAVMQAGPLLQTLLLAGPLPQWRHPPPPLESFEIPPVTIPSPPPPPPQLLRQDIIGCSTPINCGINRKRVLCEGSDSPTETKYQRLVLQ; from the exons ATGCTTGTTTCAATTCCTCAGTCAAATCATAGGAACATGGACAACCAACGCAGTCCTCTTCTTAGCTGGGGGGCTTACTACTTCCAAGGAAAG AGTATGGATGAGCTGAGAAGTTCCCTTCTGTACACTTCTTTGGAGCTTGAGCAAACGAGATTGGCGGTTCAAGAGGAGCTTAGGAAGAGGGATGATCAAGTACTTAATCTCAAAGATCTGCTTAGCAAAGCcatgagagaaagagatgaagcgCAAGAGAAATGTCAAAGGCTCCTCCTTGAGAAGATCCTacttcaacaacaacaacagcagcagcagcagcaaacGGGTCCTCTTTCAGGAATTTCCAGCATTGAAGATGAACCCAGAAGAGGAATTGACTCCAACAATGGCTTCTCATCGTCAGATTGTGAGGAGAGCATTGTTTCATCTCCGATTGTTGAGCCCATTCCAACACCCCAATTGCCTCCTCCACCGCCAGAGCTAGTCCCTGAGAAGCCATTGCCTGAAAAAGGTAAGCTTTTGCAGGCAGTGATGCAAGCCGGTCCACTTCTCCAGACTCTCCTTCTGGCCGGACCACTTCCCCAGTGGAGacatccaccaccaccactcGAATCCTTTGAGATTCCACCTGTCACCATTccttcaccaccaccaccaccaccacaactACTCCGGCAAGACATTATTGGTTGCAGCACCCCCATCAACTGTGGCATCAATAGAAAAAGGGTTCTTTGTGAAGGCTCTGATTCTCCTACAGAGACCAAATACCAAAGGCTTGTTCTCCAATGA
- the LOC132163569 gene encoding DNA ligase 1, which yields MLSLRSCCCLRHHTSLSLPLVKALSFSRFPTKPFSLSPYLHPFSSANPSSVAMSSRPSAFDALMSGARAAAKKKPQPQSSSPAKRKAPDSNNPPLNPSTPNSLPPQNPISCESSVVPEEAIASKKKKIQDVCAEDRVAQLKSKMPQLKLKAGDFSPKSVACWGEGERIPFIFLCLVFDMISKETGRIVITDIVCNMLRTVMHTTPDDLVAVVYLSANRIAAAHEGLELGIGDASIIKALAEACGRTDVQVKKQYKELGDLGLVAKASRSSQSMMRKPDALTVTKVFNTFRLIAKESGKDSQEKKKNHIKGLLVAATDCEPLYLIRLIQTKLRIGLAEQTLLAALGQAAVYTEEHSTPPPNIQSPLEEAAKIVKRVYSVLPVYDKIVPALLSGGVWNLPQSCSFTLGVPVGPMLAKPTKGVSEIVNKFQDMEFTCEYKYDGERAQIHYMDNNSVEIYSRNAERNTEKFPDVVIAVSRLKKSPVKSFVLDCELVAYDREKKKILPFQILSTRARKNVALGDIKVDVCIFAFDMLYLNGEPLLQEELKVRRKHLYDSFDEESGFLQFATAITSNDLEEIQKFLDTSVDSSCEGLIIKTLTRDATYEPSKRSLNWLKLKKDYMDSIGDSLDLVPIAAFHGRGKRTGVYGAFLLACYDSNNEEFQSICKIGTGFSETMLEERSASLRSKVIPKPKPYFRYADSINPDVWFEPTEVWEVKAADLTISPVYRAAIGIVDRDKGISLRFPRLVRVREDKTPEQSSSSEMVAEMYNAQKHNHPNDQGDNEDD from the exons ATGCTCTCACTTCGTTCATGCTGTTGCCTACGCCATCATACCTCGCTCTCGCTCCCCCTCGTCAAggccctctctttctctcgctTCCCCACCaaacccttctctctctccccctatCTCCACCCCTTCTCTTCCGCCAACCCTAGCTCCGTAGCCATGTCCTCCCGCCCTTCCGCTTTCGACGCCCTCATGTCCGGCGCTCGGGCCGCCGCCAAGAAAAAGCCCCAGCCCCAGTCTTCGTCTCCCGCCAAACGCAAAGCCCCAGATTCTAACAACCCTCCCCTAAACCCTAGCACCCCCAATTCTTTGCCGCCCCAAAACCCCATTTCCTGCGAATCGAGCGTGGTGCCCGAGGAGGCGATTGcctcgaagaagaagaagatccaaGATGTTTGCGCGGAGGATAGGGTTGCGCAATTGAAGAGCAAAATGCCGCAGTTGAAGCTGAAGGCCGGGGATTTCAGTCCGAAATCGGTTGCTTGTTGGGGCGAGGGCGAGCGGATTCCCTTCATTTTTCTCTGTTTGGTTTTTGATATGATTTCGAAGGAGACGGGCCGGATTGTGATTACAGATATAGTGTGTAATATGCTCAGGACTGTGATGCATACCACGCCGGATGATCTCGTGGCGGTTGTTTACCTTTCGGCAAACAGGATCGCGGCTGCGCACGAGGGCTTGGAGCTGGGAATTGGGGACGCTTCCATAATTAAGGCGCTCGCGGAGGCTTGTGGGAGGACCGACGTGCAGGTTAAAAAGCAATACAAG GAATTGGGAGACTTGGGTCTTGTTGCAAAAGCAAGCCGTTCATCTCAATCTATGATGCGCAAGCCTGATGCATTAACTGTTACCAAGGTTTTTAATACATTCCGGCTCATTGCTAAG GAATCTGGGAAGGATagtcaagagaagaaaaaaaaccatatCAAGGGACTGCTTGTTGCTGCCACCGACTGTGAACCACTATATCTAATTCGTCTAATTCAG ACAAAGTTGCGTATTGGATTAGCGGAGCAGACCCTATTAGCTGCATTGGGTCAAGCTGCTGTATATACTGAAGAACATTCTACACCACCTCCAAACATCCAGTCTCCTCTAGAAGAG GCTGCAAAGATTGTTAAACGAGTGTACTCTGTACTTCCTGTCTATGATAAAATAGTTCCTGCCCTTCTCAGTGGTGGTGTTTGGAATCTTCCACAGTCATGTAGCTTTACACTCGGTGTCCCAGTTGGACCTATGTTAGCAAAGCCAACTAAGGGGGTATCTGAGATTGTAAATAAATTCCAGGATATGGAATTTACCTGTGAATACAAGTATGATGGAGAACGTGCCCAG ATACATTACATGGACAATAATTCAGTTGAGATATACAGTCGAAATGCTGAACGAAACACTGAAAAGTTCCCTGATGTTGTCATTGCAGTTTCAAG GTTGAAGAAGTCACCTGTTAAATCATTTGTGCTGGATTGTGAACTTGTTGCTTATGaccgtgaaaaaaaaaaaattctgccaTTCCAG ATCCTCAGCACTCGAGCTCGCAAAAATGTTGCTCTGGGTGATATAAAGGTTGATGTTTGCATATTTGCTTTTGATATGCTGTATCTTAATGGTGAACCACTTCTTCAGGAAGAACTTAAAGTTCGTAGGAAG CACCTTTACGACTCTTTTGACGAAGAAAGTGGATTTCTCCAGTTTGCAACTGCAATAACATCAAATGATCTCGAGGAAATACAGAAATTTCTTGACACCTCTGTCGATTCAAG TTGTgagggtttaattatcaaaacacTGACTAGAGATGCTACATACGAGCCTTCCAAGCGGTCACTGAACTGGCTAAAATTGAAGAAAGATTACATGGATAG TATTGGGGACTCACTAGATCTGGTACCTATTGCTGCTTTCCACGGCCGTGGGAAGCGTACAG GTGTCTATGGTGCCTTTCTCCTTGCTTGTTATGACAGCAATAATGAAGAATTTCAAAGCATTTGTAAAATAG GCACTGGATTTTCTGAAACAATGCTTGAAGAACGTTCTGCCAGTCTCCGTTCTAAAGTGATTCCTAAACCAAAG CCCTACTTTCGGTATGCAGATTCAATTAATCCAGATGTATGGTTTGAACCCACTGAG GTTTGGGAGGTGAAAGCTGCGGACTTGACTATTAGCCCTGTTTATCGTGCTGCAATTGGCATAGTGGATCGTGATAAG GGCATTTCTCTCCGATTTCCACGTCTGGTTCGTGTCCGGGAAGATAAGACTCCAGAGCAGTCGTCCTCATCCGAGATG GTGGCTGAGATGTATAATGCTCAAAAGCACAATCATCCGAACGATCAAGGTGATAATGAAGATGATTGA
- the LOC132162920 gene encoding zinc finger BED domain-containing protein RICESLEEPER 2-like, translated as MVYIGLVETSRRPVIGNRLICPALMVGNVNQVLSVFNDVTNVVSGSEYPTANLYLPEVWRMKEVLMIKCDDRNEYMRSMASRMIDKFDKYWGDSNLLMSIAAVLDPRYKMKLINFCFSIIYPLTEACSHINNVLAVLKELFESYVSAHTACILQETAQVNAHSCSSSSAIVGDVVSKISEGRSRFADHIRSSDIIRLIKTDLDVYLEEDVYICGKNENGVHMKTDFDALAWWKCNALKYRILSRMAKDILVVPISTVASESSFSASGKVIEPHRASLSPDIVHMLLCGSNWVRTLHGIKKKSAGEKLVEVELPTTTTTTT; from the exons atGGTTTATATCGGTTTGGTCGAAACCAGTAGACGACCGGTAATTGGcaatcggttaatctgcccagCCCTAATGGTGGGTAATGTGAACCAGGTTTTGTCAGTTTTCAATGATGTAACCAATGTTGTATCTGGTAGTGAGTACCCTACTGCAAATCTGTATTTACCTGAGGTTTGGAGGATGAAAGAAGTTTTGATGATCAAGTGTGATGATAGGAATGAGTACATGAGGTCAATGGCAAGTAGGATGATTgacaaatttgataagtattggggtgaTAGCAATTTGTTGATGTCCATAGCTGCTGTCTTGGATCCTAGATACAAGATGAAGTTgatcaatttttgtttctctatCATTTATCCTTTGACCGAAGCTTGTAGTCACATTAACAATGTGTTGGCAGTTCTGAAAGAGTTATTTGAATCATATGTTTCTGCCCATACAGCTTGTATATTGCAAGAAACTGCCCAAGTAAATGCTCATTCTTGTTCTTCCTCAAGTGCAATTGTTGGAGATGTGGTGTCCAAAATTTCTGAAGGTCGATCAAGGTTTGCTGACCATATAAGAAGTAGTGACATCATCCGGCTCATTAAAACAGATTTGGATGTTTATCTTGAAGAGGATGTCTACATTTGTGGTAAGAATGAGAATGGAGTACATATGAAAACAGATTTTGATGCTTTGGCATGGTGGAAATGCAATGCCTTGAAGTATCGCATCTTGTCTAGAATGGCAAAGGATATCTTGGTTGTTCCCATAAGTACAGTTGCTTCTGAATCCTCCTTCAGTGCTAGTGGTAAGGTTATTGAACCCCATAGAGCATCATTATCCCCTGACATTGTTCATATGCTCTTATGTGGTTCAAATTGGGTGAGAACACTTCATGGCATCAAGAAAAAATCTGCTGGTGAA aaattgGTTGAAGTGGAGTTGCCTACCACTACAACTACAACTACCTGA